In Toxoplasma gondii ME49 chromosome X, whole genome shotgun sequence, a single genomic region encodes these proteins:
- the GT1 gene encoding facilitative glucose transporter GT1 (encoded by transcript TGME49_214320~Product name based on PMID:19617561;18949028.~Predicted trans-membrane domain (TMHMM2.0):35-58:85-108:119-139:142-165:176-199:218-241:306-329:343-366:372-395:404-427:439-458:467-490), producing MATEEMREKSLKREAESLWDIPPESYASKACSCMGTAAQLVMVAVLGSFQFGFNLSALNTSKAFIILDFGWCKDENGGHYSDCDTGLVYGSLINTAVFLGACVGCLLGGRLTDFGRRASLIFTHCVCTLGCILSAAAEGFPTLLIARLVVGVAVGMFTVCVPMYLSEVTPDDRRGYFGTFHQLFITLGIFFGTLLGLAFGNAPAGDEVYEVSTFQQAWWRVMLGLPAVVSLLAIWLLWFVFPFETPQYMVEKKQRAKATALLREIYGRDNVDVEIQRIVTSRYQQKIQRAQQLTVWKAIVHPTYRSVILLACLLSIMQQFTGINVLVANSNNLYSSLKLPQDAVTGLTVGFTALNVFLTVITIPLVDRLGRRTLLLFSEAVMFVAMGIAFVANLVDQSNTAVQWVTVACVYVFIVGFAVGYGPVLWIYIHEIFPPEIKQGAASLASALNWVATVAIVLPSDFLLKQGFSVFVGICTVALAIIFVVTFIFVKETKGLSIEESPYFKGKSRALGSPSAFRMELNSSPSVPLTRGEGAAASAEKGMGLTDAAAMNGGRGVSDDLTKGTEVV from the coding sequence ATGGCGACGGAGGAGATGCGTGAGAAAAGCCTTAAGAGAGAGGCTGAATCTCTCTGGGATATCCCACCCGAATCTTACGCCTCTAAGGCGTGTTCCTGCATGGGAACAGCTGCCCAGTTGGTCATGGTGGCGGTTCTTGGATCTTTTCAGTTCGGCTTCAACCTGTCTGCGTTGAACACCTCGAAGGCGTTCATTATCCTCGACTTCGGATGGTGCAAAGATGAAAACGGAGGCCATTACTCCGACTGCGACACTGGTCTCGTATACGGCTCCCTGATTAACACTGCAGTTTTCCTCGGCGCTTGCGTAGGATGTCTTCTCGGTGGCAGATTGACCGATTTTGGACGACGCGCATCTCTCATTTTCACCCATTGTGTCTGCACGCTGGGTTGCATCCTGTCAGCGGCTGCTGAGGGTTTCCCCACACTTTTGATTGCGCGTCTTGTCGTCGGTGTGGCCGTCGGCATGTTCACGGTTTGCGTTCCGATGTACCTGTCAGAGGTGACTCCAGATGACCGCCGTGGCTATTTTGGCACCTTTCATCAGCTGTTCATCACGCTCGGAATCTTCTTCGGCACCCTGCTCGGTCTGGCTTTCGGCAACGCACCGGCAGGAGACGAGGTGTACGAAGTGAGCACCTTCCAGCAAGCGTGGTGGCGAGTCATGTTGGGTTTGCCTGCGGTCGTGAGTTTGCTGGCAATCTGGCTTCTGTGGTTTGTCTTCCCGTTTGAGACCCCGCAGTACAtggtcgagaagaagcagagagcgaaggcgaccGCTCTGCTGCGTGAGATCTACGGCCGCGACAATGTCGACGTCGAGATTCAGCGCATTGTCACCAGTCGCTATCAGCAGAAAATCCAACGTGCCCAGCAGCTCACTGTTTGGAAAGCGATTGTGCACCCGACGTACCGATCGGTGATTCTGCTAGCGTGCCTACTTTCCATCATGCAGCAGTTCACTGGCATCAATGTGCTCGTGGCGAATAGCAACAACCTGTATTCGTCGCTGAAGCTGCCGCAAGATGCCGTCACCGGTCTGACCGTGGGTTTCACCGCCCTCAATGTGTTCCTTACTGTCATCACTATCCCGTTGGTGGACCGCCTCGGCCGTCGAACCCTCCTGCTTTTTTCTGAGGCAGTGATGTTTGTTGCGATGGGCATTGCATTCGTCGCCAACCTTGTTGATCAGAGCAACACCGCTGTGCAGTGGGTGACTGTCGCGTGTGTGTATGTCTTCATCGTCGGTTTCGCTGTCGGCTACGGCCCCGTGCTCTGGATCTACATCCACGAGATCTTTCCGCCAGAGATCAAGCAGGGAGCAGCCAGTCTGGCGTCTGCGCTTAACTGGGTGGCCACTGTCGCGATTGTGCTGCCTTCTGACTTCCTGCTGAAACAGGGGTTCAGTGTTTTTGTGGGAATCTGCACCGTGGCACTCGCAATCATTTTCGTTGTCACGTTCATCTTCGTtaaagagacgaaaggtcTGTCAATTGAGGAGTCGCCGTACTTCAAGGGGAAGAGCCGCGCTTTGGGAAGCCCCAGTGCGTTTCGTATGGAATTGAATTCGAGCCCCTCTGTGCCACTCACCAGGGGCGAGGGTGCAGCCGCATCTGCTGAAAAGGGTATGGGACTCACCGACGCCGCTGCGATGAATGGCGGTCGCGGTGTTAGCGATGACCTAACCAAGGGGACGGAGGTGGTTTAA
- a CDS encoding GTP-binding protein, putative (encoded by transcript TGME49_214350) yields the protein MAPKKKEQAEEKILLGRPKNTLKMGLVGLPNVGKSTTFNLLCKQAVPAENYPFCTIDPHEARMNVPDDRFKWLCTHFHPKSEVSATLAIFDIAGLVPGAHKGEGLGNAFLSHIQAVDGIYHVVRAFEEADIVHSEGEVNPVKDLETISDELRMKDVERCEKLIEELDRLVGKGQVPKDKQKKVHLDVLKVVLEHLNNKRWVSQVDWKASEVEVLNEYQFLTAKQVVYLVNMSEKDFIRQKNKWLAKIHGWVEANVSGPIIPYSAQFESKLAELPDDAAREKYIKDVGASRSQLDKIVTTGYHALHLIHFFTCGEDEVKCWTIRQGTKAPQAAGVIHTDFERGFICAEVYKYEDLVAAGSENAVKAAGKYLQKGKDYVVEDGDIIFFKFNVTNSGKK from the exons ATGGCACCTAAAAAAAAGGAACAAGCCGAGGAGAAAATCCTTCTCGGGAG ACCGAAGAACACGTTGAAGATGGGTCTCGTTGGCTTGCCAAATGTCGGGAAAAGCACAACTTTCAATCTTCTTTGCAAGCAGGCGGTGCCCGCGGAGAATTACCCTTTCTGCACGATCGACCCGCACGAAGCGAGAATGAACG TTCCGGATGATCGTTTCAAGTGGCTCTGCACGCACTTTCATCCGAAAAGCGAAGTCTCTGCGACACTGGCGATCTTCGACATCGCCGGGCTGGTTCCAGGCGCCCATAAAGGCGAGGGTCTCGGCaacgcctttctctctcacaTTCAAGCTGTCGACGGCATCTACCATGTG GTTCGCGCTTTCGAGGAGGCGGACATCGTCcacagcgaaggcgaagtcAATCCCGTTAAGGATCTCGAGACCATTAGCGACGAACTGAGGATGAAAGATGTAGAGAGGTGTGAGAAGCTGATCGAGGAGCTGGATCGACTTGTCGGCAAGGGCCAGGTCCCCAAAGATAAACAAAAAAAGGTCCACCTGGATGTCCTCAAAGTCGTCCTCGAGCACCTCAACAACAAAAGATGGGTGTCCCAAG tgGACTGGAAGGCGTCGGAGGTCGAGGTGTTGAACGAGTACCAGTTCCTGACGGCGAAGCAGGTGGTTTACTTGGTGAACATGAGTGAAAAAGATTTCATCCGTCAGAAGAACAAGTGGCTCGCGAAGATCCACGGCTGGGTAGAGGCGAATGTGTCGGGACCGATCATTCCCTACTCTGCTCAGTTCGAGAGCAAACTCGCTGAGCTGCCTGAcgacgcagcgagagaaaaataCATCAAGGACGTAGGTGCCTCTCGCAGCCAGCTGGACAAAATCGTCACCACGGGATACCACGCTCTCCATCTCATTCACTTTTTCACTtgtggagaagacgaagtcAAATGCTGGACGATCCGCCAAG GCACGAAAGCCCCCCAGGCTGCCGGAGTCATCCACACAGATTTCGAGCGAGGATTCATCTGTGCGGAAGTGTACAAATATGAGGACCTGGTGGCAGCTGGAAGCGAAAATGCCGTGAAGGCGGCAGGAAAGTACCTTCAAAAAGG gaAGGATTACGTTGTCGAAGACGGCGATATCATTTTCTTCAAGTTCAATGTGACGAACAGCGGCAAGAAGTAA
- a CDS encoding hypothetical protein (encoded by transcript TGME49_214340), with amino-acid sequence MIDRLSCWFPRHTMNFVKSSVYQQEITSEGVKEKEIVTRTKEEIALEERLKNLPEFQRQNHFLSFAEVKYDDASIAEKKEGYNPDVPAAVTEEEFEYYEALAAQDRRRQKQRQQEEKDMQNEFLKARKEMEEQRRQAQTEARSFVSPLAASPVGGLHARRGELTPETAASLAVKIHSATPQGHAPCSSMGARIFDLTSKRKLVTPAQKRSNAALTESPGMSGFPSTVKRVRRNGEAESELHAPATGSRQDDASVSGPPEETSEAPFPTGGLQDLMGGYSDDEEEKEEKNEQKQEEKEEEKEEEEVARRDGEGGKGETKETKGPGGK; translated from the exons ATGATTGACCGCTTGAGTTGCTGGTTTCCTCGACACACGATGAACTTTGTCAAGAGCAGCGTCTACCAGCAAGAAATCACCTCGGAGGGggtgaaggaaaaagaaattGTAACTCGAACTAAGGAAGAGATCGCTCTCGAAGAGCGCTTGAAAAATCTCCCCGAGTTCCAGCGCC aaaaccATTTCCTCAG TTTTGCAGAGGTCAAATACGATGACGCCAGCatcgcagagaagaaggaaggataCAATCCTGATGTCCCCGCTGCG GTGACCGAGGAAGAGTTTGAATACTACGAAGCCTTGGCTGCACAGGACAGACGCCGTCAGAAGCAGCGccagcaagaagagaaagacatgCAGAACGAGTTTTTGAAGGCCAGGAAGGAGATGGAGgagcagcggagacaggcacagacagaagcgcGCTCCTTCGtgtcgcctctcgctgcATCCCCTGTGGGGGGTCTGCACGCACGGAGGGGAGAGCTGACCCCCGAGACAGCCGCGAGTCTCGCCGTAAAGATTCACTCAGCCACGCCACAAGGACATGCACCATGTTCCAGCATGGGAGCGCGCATCTTCGATCTCACTTCCAAGCGAAAACTGGTGACACCGGCGCAGAAGCGCTCAAACGCTGCACTCACAGAG TCTCCTGGAATGTCCGGTTTTCCTTCGACAGTGAAGAGAGTTCGGCGAaatggagaggcagagagtgAATTGCATGCACCAGCTACGGGGTCACGCCAAGACGACGCTTCCGTCTCTGGGCCTCCAGAAGAGACATCTGAAGCTCCATTCCCCACTGGCGGTCTTCAGGACTTGATGGGGGGCTACTcagatgacgaagaagagaaggaagagaaaaacgaacagaaacaggaagaaaaagaggaagagaaagaggaagaagaggtagCTAGGCGCGACGgggagggaggaaagggagagacgaaagagacgaagggtcCGGGTGGGAagtga
- a CDS encoding hypothetical protein (encoded by transcript TGME49_214310): MASFSVSVTRSSRAWLHPVTETVSQMHCRTYLHGTAGRQLSRCRCARGIFSCATRPGIFLRQARPHHQRKSVRLAIRGVSSSRDWYSTRHESAASLVHNLRWEKFQRGRNPTATFGPEHGMRSAHPLPSTGGIALVCSDLPNRQLTGRSRAEFSRCLATRRGVRGSKVPFSSRCDHSHSASCFASSFAPANGRKGEASSSEGVFRQEHTSDERVMAGLERVSGIHRHACERCSQDARENVELLDTRRKQVLNNLPAYVRLVESGPIQVVIYPIVHGNAETVSHVPRTGDCGTSTEASQLIRVLHPDFVFFGADPSARKGGESSYSQALGWPSSFGILPRVFGGFLPFSDIQEPLAAADHVHASVGFLDRPKAATTNRLHQQLLQNSRYSRAYLDYASACRTLKKNSRVQYLGGEQMLKESSALSHQLMFSFPEGYETLVVERVRYMAGRLAECLSSASMEGQISLAPIQDPDDNSKDTQEVARHRVVSVVVCDSVLAERMANAVKRIVGDPAFIRNHFTKNATSRSPSNGNHALRFTSYLEPPAVSTYKNPYEGLAVAPVSQLPLLFFQIFVLPSLLAWLLMWQVQLLVGRGFSSHPLGDLPILQKTEAVELDLGGEKPVVELGRGRRRFVSGVNAQEESLAGSDIACGSSSPRSTHTLWPGWKRFVPSNILSLFSSGPLGRYTDRR; this comes from the exons ATGGCATCTTTCAGTGTGTCTGTAACCCGTAGTAGCAGGGCGTGGCTGCATCCGGTTACTGAGACGGTGTCTCAGATGCACTGCAGGACATACCTGCACGGCACAGCGGGCCGGCAATTGTCAAGATGCCGTTGTGCTCGTGGTATTTTCTCCTGTGCAACACGGCCGGGCATCTTTCTGAGGCAGGCACGCCCACATCATCAACGTAAAAGTGTTCGTCTGGCGATCCGTGGTGTTTCGTCATCGAGAGACTGGTATTCCACCAGGCATGAATCCGCTGCTTCCTTGGTTCATAACCTGAGGTGGGAGAAATtccagagagggagaaacccGACCGCCACTTTCGGCCCGGAGCATGGAATGAGAAGTGCGCATCCGCTCCCTTCAACGGGGGGAATTGCGTTAGTCTGCTCAGACTTACCAAACAGGCAGCTCACCGGGCGCAGCAGAGCGGAATTCTCACGATGCTTAGCTACCCGTCGTGGTGTCCGCGGAAGCAAAGTGCCTTTCTCGAGTAGATGTGATCATTCACATTCCGCGTCTTGCTTCGCTTCATCGTTCGCACCCGCGAATGGACGAAAAGGTGAAGCATCGTCCTCTGAAGGTGTGTTTCGACAGGAACACACGTCTGATGAACGAGTAATGGCAGGACTCGAAAGAGTTTCAGGAATCCACAGACACGCTTGTGAAAGATGTTCtcaagacgcgagagaaaatgtGGAGTTGCTAGACACAAGGCGTAAACAAGTTCTCAACAACCTTCCCGCCTATGTTCGTCTGGTGGAGTCTGGCCCGATCCAGGTGGTAATTTACCCGATTGTTCATGGGAATGCTGAAACGGTATCACATGTTCCAAGAACGGGTGACTGTGGGACAAGCACAGAGGCCTCGCAGCTCATTCGGGTTTTGCATCCAGACTTCGTGTTTTTTGGTGCGGATCCTTCGGCAAGGAAGGGTGGAGAGTCCAGTTACAGTCAGGCTCTTGGGTGGCCGTCTTCTTTCGGCATTCTGCCACGCGTGTTCGGAG gcttccttcctttttcggaTATTCAAGAACCGCTGGCGGCTGCGGACCATGTTCATGCGAGCGTCGGGTTTCTGGATCGCCCGAAGGCAGCGACAACGAATCGTTTACATCAGCAATTGCTACAGAATAGCAGATACTCTCGAGCGTACTTAGACTATGCATCGGCATGCAGAACACTAAAGAAGAACAGCAGGGTGCAATATCTTGGTGGTGAGCAGATGCTGAAGGAATCGTCCGCGCTGTCTCATCAGCTCATGTTCAGCTTTCCTGAAGGCTACGAGACTCTGGTCGTTGAACGAGTGCGGTATATGGCTGGACGGCTGGCAGAATGCCTCAGTTCTGCATCCATGGAAGGCCAGATCTCACTGGCACCTATTCAAGATCCTGACGACAACAGCAAGGACACGCAAGAAGTGGCAAGACACCGAGTTGTCAGTGTGGTTGTTTGCGACAGCGTCCTCGCAGAACGGATGGCGAATGCTGTGAAGAGGATCGTGGGTGACCCTGCGTTTATCAGGAATCATTTCACAAAAAATGCTACTTCTCGTAGCCCATCCAACGGTAACCATGCGTTACGATTTACCTCGTATCTGGAGCCTCCGGCTGTTTCTACATACAAAAACCCGTACGAGGGGCTGGCTGTAGCACCCGTATCACAGCTGCCGTTATTGTTTTTCCAGATTTTCGTGCTTCCATCGTTGCTTGCTTGGCTTCTCATGTGGCAAGTTCAGCTACTGGTGGGAAGGGGTTTTAGCTCACACCCGCTTGGCGACTTACCCATTCTTCAAAAGACAGAAGCTGTTGAACTCGACCTTGGCGGGGAGAAGCCTGTTGTTGAATTAGGTCGAGGGCGCCGCCGATTTGTTAGTGGTGTGAATGCTCAAGAAGAATCACTGGCGGGCAGTGACATCGCCTGTGGCAGTAGCAGCCCACGGAGTACACATACTCTGTGGCCTGGGTGGAAGCGTTTTGTGCCTTCCAATATTTTGTCATTGTTCTCATCTGGTCCTCTAGGGAGATACACCGACCGCCGCTAG
- a CDS encoding hypothetical protein (encoded by transcript TGME49_214370) has translation MGLHAIAPTKFFLCVPAMNGLGPFFALREGNVRVGGTVPLTKGSSGSSCRVLPWPRTRGRAANRVFQRPVSNCQCFSRTARAHHLSGSSVVLANANPASCAPGSSFRCFVSGHRSEDRPRDPERRCTDIQWAIPLYYVSTIADARVAVDWILSCCKESFAGAAGCFSAPPQLRRLAMLPETNATRSFLHRGRDSKGFGDSAAVSAVFGTPGQDYVDVLGEAADLSGPAGLFGSSTRSRLLRSSIGVHLPLLPESTPFASTPHALRHPSQCPSSPPTPGLLRDDSSLNSAEGGCRKGTRKEDKRDSYSEETQRLLHHGGRTELLRSLYVSTSTAVILFSFCSSHSFSSPEDSSARRSISSMFFSPSSSTPRVSGSSMRQHRELVRFVCSSLLANRDVAKVFHGAHSLLSTIYWQYGVSASTVVDSQVGLALLLDRLNLESNFVSLFKALRIHFGQDVAGWDRLVREEKYSSRSASYSSASPDGSPDTSLESNWFADAGERDRILQNEGGGLHEALLAAHTLPFAAHVCSLLGDDDGAFVQAQMESVLSAYLRLNPDLSTPPVLSFSQLAMGDASATGKDRGKERRPGLFGSTPGAASALNREEPRLLLCRKGASASAAPSVNQTQEEEANENDDVECKGVRLLPVPPGTVLQAMLMYRETDMLFFGLNLGPLAGVAVGKSVSRFPDLKPGDVANCCVLGRSPCGKFLLLDRVGGRSLVFDLKTKRMLPLPSLESAEATSSSSASPGRRSKSGWSQSGSFLIDDTPVAISPGANDEPYKLTSNASLVDMKARFTVGLDERLGKRFSDNGGRPKPYIGQKIYKLGKRGAVKIRKKLPRNLFDDDGRNK, from the exons ATGGGGCTGCATGCGATCGCCCCAACGAAATTCTTCCTTTGCGTACCCGCGATGAATGGGCTAGGACCTTTCTTTGCGCTCCGCGAGGGGAACGTCCGGGTAGGGGGAACAGTACCACTTACGAAGGGATCCTCAGGAAGTTCTTGCCGTGTACTCCCATGGCCAAGAACGCGGGGAAGAGCGGCCAACCGCGTGTTCCAGCGACCGGTGTCTAACTGTCAGTGTTTCTCTCGAACTGCGCGCGCCCACCATCTTTCCGGTTCTTCGGTCGTTTTAGCTAATGCTAATCCTGCGTCATGCGCTCCAGGGTCGTCCTTCCGATGTTTTGTGTCCGGTCACCGGTCAGAAGACCGCCCGCGCGACCCCGAGCGACGGTGTACAGACATCCAGTGGGCGATTCCTCTTTACTACGTTTCAACGATTGCCGACGCAAGAGTTGCAGTCGATTGGATTCTTTCGTGCTGCAAGGAATCTTTTGCTGGCGCAGCTGGTTGTTTTTCGGCTCCTCCGCAGCTGAGACGTCTTGCCATGCTTCCGGAGACTAACGCCACTAGGTCTTTTCTGCATCGAGGTCGTGATTCGAAAGGCTTTGGTGACTCGGCTGCCGTATCCGCTGTGTTTGGAACTCCCGGACAGGACTACGTCGATGTTCTCGGCGAAGCTGCAGATCTTTCCGGACCAGCGGGTTTGTTTGGTTCTTCGACTCGCTCGCGGCTCTTACGGTCTTCGATAGGTGTGCACCTTCCCCTTCTGCCCGAGTCAACCCCTTTTGCCTCTACGCCGCATGCACTGCGTCATCCGTCCCAATGCCCATCCTCGCCACCCACTCCTGGTCTGTTGCGCGACGACAGCTCTCTGAATTCTGCAGAAGGTGGATGTCGAAAGGGAACACGCAAGGAAGACAAACGGGACAGTTATTCCGAAGAAACccagcgtcttcttcaccacGGAGGCCGTACCGAGTTGTTGCGCTCACTGTACGTGTCGACGTCGACGGCTGTCattctcttcagcttctgttcttcgcattccttctcttctccagaggACTCTTCTGCACGCCGCTCCATCTCCTCTATGTttttctccccctcttcttctactCCTAGAGTGTCCGGTTCTTCCATGCGTCAGCATCGGGAGCTGGTCCGCTTTGTGTGCTCGTCTCTGTTGGCGAATCGCGATGTCGCCAAGGTTTTCCACGGAGCGCACAGCCTCCTATCTACTATTTACTGGCAATACGGGGTCTCTGCCTCGACGGTTGTCGATAGCCAGGTTGGCCTTGCTTTGCTCTTGGACCGTCTGAACCTGGAGAGCAATTTCGTGTCCCTCTTCAAAGCTCTTCGCATCCATTTCGGCCAAGATGTCGCTGGCTGGGACCGTCTTGTGCGGGAGGAGAAAT ATTCCTCCCGTTCCGCTTCATattcgtctgcttcgccgGACGGCAGCCCGGACACAAGCCTTGAATCGAATTGGTTCGCGGATGCCGGCGAGAGGGACAGAATCCTCCAAAACGAAGGAGGGGGTTTGCACGAGGCGTTGCTAGCTGCACATACTCTACCTTTTGCTGCCCACGTTTGTTCCTTACTTGGAGACGACGACGGCGCCTTTGTTCAGGCGCAGATGGAGAGTGTTCTTTCCGCGTACTTGCGGTTGAATCCGGACTTGTCCACACCACCTGTactgtctttttctcagcTGGCGATGGGGGACGCCAGCGCGACAGGGAAGGATCGCGGTAAAGAAAGGAGACCAGGTTTGTTTGGTTCTACACCTGGTGCCGCTTCGGCcctgaacagagaagagcccCGTCTTTTGCTTTGCCGAAAGGGCGCGTCTGCTTCCGCGGCTCCGAGTGTGAACCagacacaagaagaagaagcaaatgaAAACGACGACGTGGAATGCAAAGGTGTTCGTCTCTTGCCAGTTCCGCCGGGGACTGTGTTGCAAGCAATGCTGATGtacagagagacggacatGTTGTTTTTCGGTTTAAACCTAGGGCCTCTTGCAGGTGTCGCTGTCGGGAAGAGCGTCAGCCGCTTCCCCGATTTGAAACCAGGCGACGTGGCGAATTGCTGCGTTCTTGG GAGAAGCCCATGCGGaaagtttcttcttctggacCGCGTCGGCGGCCGCAGTCTTGTTTTCGATTTGAAGACCAAACGAATGCTACCGTTGCCTTCTCTCGAGAGTGCGGAGGCGACATCATCGTCCAGCGCTTCACCTGGTAGAAGGAGCAAAAGCGGCTGGAGTCAATCTGGTTCCTTCCTGATTGATGACACGCCAGTGGCAATATCACCCGGCGCAAACGACGAACCGTACAAGCTG ACGTCGAATGCTTCGCTGGTGGATATGAAGGCGCGGTTCACTGTTGGACTGGATGAGAGACTTGGGAAGAGGTTCAGTGACAACGGCGGGCGGCCCAAGCCTTACATTGGCCAGAAAATCTATAAGCTCGGCAAACGCGGTGCAGTGAAGATTCGAAAGAAGTTGCCGCGCAACCTGTTTGACGATGACGGGAGAAATAAATGA
- a CDS encoding DnaJ domain-containing protein (encoded by transcript TGME49_214330~Predicted trans-membrane domain (TMHMM2.0):352-375), whose protein sequence is MNRCSLVAAATRLTIAANFRQLAGKRAFFGGAAKQPDNFGPLTGRIARLSSASSDGRSANIGRLHLESHPPSWPRGTLPPDPFELLGLAKKDPTVQELRQAYAKLVKQLHPDLAVSPPKLTIDDARWAYDAAIAALETPQAWRRQECWRKGDSFKEQPNHRDSEQPTMPDKRESYRATRLQRWRLRQSEAAAFWNERHRDENSEGVTDGRGPEEKTLFCGLFQRRLREEDRSFSKQGCDSLGSSSVVEQRAAARRKQGLSTQPPQAKQWNTNDFARIQHQELEELGLSTRVVEELGLVRHKQTDDTPVSNLNETKPAASASRGSSLFRTGDHLCKNEKRGGQDRISNASGNQVFFPAVAGAVVLAVSCFSLFAATPT, encoded by the coding sequence ATGAACCGATGCAGCTTGGTTGCTGCCGCCACTCGCCTCACGATTGCTGCCAATTTTCGTCAGCTGGCGGGAAAGAGAGCTTTTTTTGGAGGGGCAGCGAAGCAGCCAGACAACTTCGGGCCTCTCACTGGAAGGATCGCGCGTTTGTCTTCGGCGTCTTCCGACGGAAGGTCGGCAAACATAGGGCGTTTGCACCTCGAATCGCACCCGCCTTCTTGGCCACGAGGGACGCTGCCGCCCGACCCCTTTGAATTGCTTGGCTTGGCAAAAAAAGATCCAACCGTGCAGGAGCTGCGACAGGCTTATGCTAAACTTGTGAAGCAACTTCATCCGGACCTAGCTGTTTCTCCACCAAAACTGACAATCGATGATGCACGGTGGGCATACGACGCAGCAATAGCTGCCCTGGAAACGCCGCAAGCGTGGCGGCGACAGGAATGTTGGAGGAAAGGCGATTCCTTCAAAGAACAGCCGaaccacagagacagcgaacaaCCAACGATGCCCGACAAACGCGAGAGCTACCGGGCAACACGTTTGCAACGGTGGCGACTGCGACAGAGTGAAGCAGCAGCGTTCTGGAACGAGCGCCATAGAGATGAAAACAGTGAAGGTGTAACGGATGGCCGCGggccagaagaaaagacactTTTTTGTGGGCTCTTCCAGCGTCGATtaagggaagaagacagatcGTTTTCGAAACAAGGGTGCGACAGTCTTGGATCCTCAAGTGTGGTGGAACAGCGGGCTGCAGCAAGACGGAAACAGGGGCTATCGACTCAACCGCCGCAAGCAAAGCAATGGAACACCAACGATTTCGCCCGTATACAGCACCAAGAATTAGAAGAACTGGGGCTGTCGACTAGAGTTGTCGAGGAGTTAGGTCTGGTAAGACACAAGCAGACAGACGACACGCCCGTCTCGAACCTAAATGAAACAAAGCCCGCAGCGTCGGCGTCCCGTGGTTCCTCACTATTTAGAACCGGGGATCATCTTTGcaagaacgagaaacggGGGGGACAAGACCGAATTTCCAACGCCAGTGGCAACCAGGTCTTTTTTCCTGCAGTTGCAGGTGCTGTAGTGTTAGcggtttcctgtttctccttgttcgctGCAACTCCAACTTAA